From Daucus carota subsp. sativus chromosome 6, DH1 v3.0, whole genome shotgun sequence, the proteins below share one genomic window:
- the LOC108224618 gene encoding protein SMAX1-LIKE 4 gives MRAGAITVQQTLTTEAASVLKHSLGLARRRGHAQVTPLHVATILLSSRGSLLRRACLKSQSPQSVHPLHSRALELCFNVALNRLPTTPGPLLHGQPSLSNALIAALKRAQAHQRRGCIEQQQQQQQQPLLAIKVELEQLILSILDDPSVSRVMREAGFSSTLIKNNLEESANSASPVFQYCYNSSTSGGVYSSPCSPNSTAEATNYPTNFLHTQFLNYSSEQNPLFFSPLKKVQESEYVKEEDVKLVFEVLLRKKKRNTIIVGDSVAITEGLVTEIMSRIERGRVHSDVPEELRSAHFIKFQFSSIPLRFMRRDEVEMNLSDLRRKVDSLSLGGRGVIIFTGDLKWTVENHYDDSRENKYSPVDHLVSEIGRLLFEYSNSNTKVWLMATADYQTYMKCQMKQPSLEMQWSLQAVSVPSGGLGLSLNATSVHETRMAPSQMLERKLFTSKEEVDVFTCCAECTINYEKEAALFKSGQQNKPSWLVSQSSDSLQRDNLAELRRKWSRLCHSLHQGRIQNHMDSSLSHRGLIGTNQSYTSTHPWWPNKNSTSPDTNSISFADSGLKHNRVSGSTIPRFRRQQSCHIEFNYDRYNKQVEEPNLNSLKDGEGKEEIITLALGNIRPLDSGNDERKIQEADLCKVLQENVPWQSEKIPSIVQVLIENTKKENTWMIIHGSDSIGKRRLALGISELVFGSSDYYLCMNMSDKGNKTASCSKILERALRIHEKLVLLVEDVDLAEPQFLKFLREGFETGNFGDTTKKTDCVFILTKASHKTHQSEDKESKTSVIQMKLELNETSPRFDQKRKLDYEFSGRSKSARFNEKEIEGLIISENLKNKKDLSRESSSNTLDLNLMADDNDDDGDDKKDSLSSDLETSLKFLETIKNQFVFDQECRKMKDTFLHKIKRAFEAAKQDVDHGELQVEEAVLDELVGGCDQFLENLFDQWLTDIFRSNLNSVKNGGKEAGNIIRLCLGDKKESGGIQEGGGIQEDGFKGSILPKKIHF, from the exons ATGCGTGCAGGAGCAATAACAGTTCAACAGACCCTCACTACTGAGGCTGCTTCTGTATTGAAGCATTCTCTCGGCTTGGCGAGGCGGCGAGGCCATGCTCAGGTGACTCCATTGCATGTAGCCACCATACTTTTGAGCTCTAGAGGGAGTTTGTTGAGAAGGGCTTGTCTCAAATCTCAGTCACCACAGTCTGTGCATCCTCTGCATTCCAGAGCACTTGAGCTTTGCTTCAATGTGGCTCTTAATAGGCTTCCCACCACGCCTGGCCCTCTGCTCCATGGACAGCCTTCGCTGTCCAACGCTCTCATTGCGGCGCTTAAGAGGGCACAAGCTCACCAGAGGAGGGGCTGCATTGagcagcagcaacagcagcagcagcagcctcTTTTGGCTATTAAAGTGGAGCTGGAGCAGCTTATTTTGTCTATTTTGGATGATCCTAGTGTGAGTAGAGTCATGAGGGAAGCTGGTTTTTCGAGTACTTTGATCAAGAACAACTTGGAAGAGTCTGCTAATTCAGCTTCACCTGTTTTTCAGTACTGTTATAATAGTAGTACTTCAGGGGGGGTTTATTCATCTCCTTGCTCTCCTAACTCGACTGCTGAGGCTACTAATTATCCGACTAATTTCTTGCATACCCAGTTCTTGAATTACTCTTCTGAGCAGAACCCACTTTTCTTTTCACCTCTAAAGAAAGTTCAAGAATCGGAATATGTCAAGGAGGAGGATGTCAAGTTGGTTTTTGAGGTCTTGTTGAGGAAGAAAAAGAGGAACACTATTATTGTTGGAGATTCAGTGGCCATAACTGAAGGTCTTGTTACTGAAATCATGTCAAGGATCGAAAGAGGCCGGGTTCATAGTGATGTTCCAGAAGAACTAAGATCAGCCCATTTcatcaagtttcagttttcatcCATCCCATTGAGGTTCATGAGAAGAGATGAAGTGGAGATGAACTTATCAGACCTTAGAAGAAAGGTGGATTCTCTTTCTCTAGGAGGAAGGGGAGTGATTATATTCACAGGTGACTTGAAATGGACAGTCGAAAACCATTACGATGATTCGAGAGAAAACAAATACAGCCCAGTTGATCATTTGGTCTCAGAGATAGGAAGGCTGCTCTTTGAGTACAGCAACTCAAACACAAAGGTCTGGCTAATGGCTACTGCAGATTACCAAACTTACATGAAGTGCCAAATGAAACAACCTTCACTTGAGATGCAATGGTCTCTTCAAGCTGTTTCTGTTCCATCTGGTGGACTTGGCCTGAGTCTCAATGCCACTAG TGTACATGAAACAAGAATGGCCCCGTCTCAAATGCTCGAGAGAAAGCTTTTCACCAGCAAAGAGGAAGTAGATGTGTTCACTTGCTGTGCAGAATGCACTATCAATTATGAAAAAGAAGCTGCTTTGTTCAAATCAGGCCAGCAAAACAAGCCTTCTTGGCTCGTATCACAGAGTTCTGATTCCCTTCAAAGG GATAATCTCGCTGAGTTGAGGAGGAAATGGAGTAGACTATGTCATAGCCTCCACCAAGGCAGGATTCAGAACCACATGGATTCTTCTTTAAGCCATCGAGGTTTAATTGGAACAAATCAGTCATATACGTCAACACATCCATGGTGGCCTAATAAGAATAGCACATCTCCAGACACTAATTCAATCTCATTTGCAGATTCAGGGTTGAAGCATAATCGTGTAAGTGGCAGCACTATTCCACGCTTCAGACGACAACAATCATGTCACATTGAGTTCAACTATGACCGCTATAACAAACAAGTAGAGGAACCAAACTTGAATTCTCTGAAAGACGGGGAAGGAAAAGAAGAGATAATCACACTTGCTCTGGGTAACATTCGACCCTTGGATTCTGGGAATGATGAACGGAAGATCCAAGAAGCGGATTTATGCAAAGTGCTGCAAGAGAATGTGCCATGGCAATCAGAAAAAATTCCTTCAATTGTTCAAGTCCTGATTGAAAATACCAAGAAAGAGAATACTTGGATGATAATTCATGGGAGTGACTCGATAGGAAAAAGAAGATTAGCTCTTGGAATTTCAGAACTAGTGTTCGGATCATCTGACTACTACTTGTGCATGAACATGAGTGATAAAGGAAACAAGACGGCCTCGTGTTCTAAAATACTTGAAAGGGCATTGAGAATTCACGAAAAGCTTGTCCTTTTAGTAGAAGATGTTGATTTAGCTGAACCTCAGTTCTTAAAGTTTCTGAGGGAGGGATTTGAGACGGGGAATTTTGGCGATACAACTAAGAAGACAGATTGTGTATTCATCTTAACAAAGGCGTCTCATAAGACGCACCAGAGTGAGGACAAGGAAAGCAAGACATCAGTCATACAAATGAAGCTGGAGCTCAACGAAACAAGTCCTAGATTTGACCAAAAGCGCAAACTGGACTATGAATTTTCGGGCAGGAGCAAGTCTGCAAGGTTCAATGAGAAGGAAATAGAGGGCTTGATCATTAGTGAAAATTTGAAGAACAAAAAAGATCTAAGTAGAGAATCAAGCTCTAACACCCTCGATCTTAATCTCATGGCTGATGATAATGATGACGATGGAGATGACAAAAAAGACTCACTTTCGAGTGACCTTGAGACTTCACTCAAGTTTCTTGAAACCATCAAAAACCAGTTTGTTTTTGATCAAGAATGTCGAAAAATGAAGGACACATTCTTGCACAAGATCAAGAGGGCATTTGAGGCGGCCAAACAGGACGTCGATCACGGTGAATTACAAGTTGAGGAGGCAGTTTTGGATGAATTAGTAGGGGGGTGTGATCAGTTTCTGGAGAATTTGTTTGATCAATGGTTAACAGACATTTTTCGATCAAATTTGAATTCGGTTAAAAATGGCGGGAAAGAAGCTGGGAATATAATTAGGCTTTGTTTGGGTGACAAAAAAGAGAGTGGGGGTATACAGGAGGGGGGTGGTATACAAGAGGATGGGTTTAAGGGTTCAATTCTGCCCAAGAAAATCCATTTCTAA